A genomic window from Flavobacterium johnsoniae includes:
- a CDS encoding Sec-independent protein translocase subunit TatA/TatB, with protein MFGIGGGELVFILFIVLMLFGSDKVPEIARTMGKAMAQLKNATNDIKSEIQKGAEANGLDSKSLTDITGNINAEINNAKSNLLGDTGNLLGDTTNEIEKVKEDIDTLSGPIKRQR; from the coding sequence ATGTTTGGTATAGGAGGAGGAGAATTAGTTTTTATACTGTTTATAGTACTAATGCTTTTTGGTTCAGATAAAGTTCCAGAAATTGCTCGTACAATGGGAAAGGCTATGGCTCAGTTAAAAAATGCAACTAATGATATTAAAAGTGAAATTCAAAAAGGAGCTGAGGCCAACGGTCTTGACTCTAAATCTTTGACTGATATCACAGGAAATATCAATGCAGAAATTAATAATGCAAAATCTAATTTACTCGGAGATACAGGAAATCTTTTAGGAGATACAACCAATGAAATTGAAAAAGTAAAAGAAGATATTGACACACTTTCTGGACCTATTAAACGCCAAAGATAA
- a CDS encoding phosphatase PAP2 family protein produces MLETIKELDENLLIYLNGLGSETYDKLWLIITNQLYWTPFFLLLFYLIYKKIGGKQTLYLLLFIAVLIAFTDQTCNLFKHIFQRLRPCNDPEVNTIIRVVQVRKSFSFFSGHAANTMAVATFLFWVLRRYFKYIGFLFLWPLIFAYSRIYLGLHFPGDILAGYFFGALFGSLIYLVYRKLKPQYFPE; encoded by the coding sequence ATGCTTGAAACAATAAAGGAATTAGATGAAAATCTCTTAATATATCTTAACGGATTAGGTTCTGAAACATATGATAAACTTTGGCTGATTATAACGAATCAGTTATATTGGACACCATTTTTTCTATTACTTTTTTATCTTATTTATAAAAAAATAGGAGGTAAGCAGACTTTGTATTTATTGCTTTTTATAGCAGTTCTGATTGCTTTTACAGATCAGACTTGTAATTTATTCAAGCATATTTTTCAGCGTTTACGTCCTTGTAATGATCCAGAAGTAAATACCATTATTCGAGTTGTTCAGGTTAGAAAATCATTTAGTTTTTTCTCTGGGCATGCTGCTAATACAATGGCGGTTGCAACTTTCTTATTTTGGGTTTTAAGACGTTATTTTAAATACATAGGTTTCTTATTCTTATGGCCTTTAATATTTGCTTACAGCCGAATTTATTTAGGATTACATTTTCCAGGAGATATTCTTGCAGGGTATTTCTTTGGAGCACTTTTCGGATCGCTTATTTATTTAGTGTACAGAAAATTGAAACCACAATATTTTCCAGAATAG